One region of Cyanobium sp. M30B3 genomic DNA includes:
- the ppsA gene encoding phosphoenolpyruvate synthase — protein sequence MGSDRVSVAGPQPEGHASPAASGGAFALVVPFAQVGLDAIPEVGGKNASLGEMIRELGAQGVRVPDGFATTAGAYRHFIASNGLEERLHALLDGLDSHDIAALQAAGAAARSLLLHAPLPGDLQEAIVTAYRQLAAGSGQAGAHAGELAVAVRSSATAEDLPDASFAGQQETFLNVRGEAALLAACRRCLASLFTDRAISYRQLNGFDHFEVALSIGVQRMVRADLAASGVMFSIDTETGFRDAVLLTAAYGLGENVVQGTVNPDEYLIFKPTLEQGFTPILQRRLGSKAIRMVYADADADPRAAAGGAVPGSGATRNVPVPEQEQRRFAIGDAEALQLARWACTIERHYSARRGTPTPMDIEWAKDGHTGELFILQARPETVESRRSATVLRRWHLEAGPGGGGAEVLCRGRAIGASVSSGPARVIRDPSEIQRFQPGDLLVTGRTDPDWEPILKRASGVITNQGGRTCHAAIIAREMGITAIVGCGDATEVISDGEPITVSCCEGDEGRVYRGALPFRVEEQELGDLPATRTRILMNVGNPEEAFKLAAIPCDGVGLARLEFIIANHIRVHPLALLEPERVRDPAERHAIAALVAGYGEPAEYYVDLLSQGMARIAAAFFPRPVILRFSDFKSNEYARLLGGAAFEPNEENPMIGWRGASRYSAPAFRAAFALECQALLRVRERMGLSNVIPMVPFCRTPEEGDRVLATMAQQGLVRGRNGLEVYVMCELPSNVISAEAFAERFDGFSIGSNDLTQLTLGLDRDSALVADLFDERDASVKAMITMAIATARRCGRKIGICGQAPSDHPEFARFLVEQGIDSISLNPDAVIPTRLAVAQLEAELARGGQAAS from the coding sequence ATGGGATCCGATCGCGTCTCGGTTGCAGGCCCCCAGCCTGAGGGTCATGCCTCCCCGGCCGCTTCGGGGGGGGCCTTCGCCCTGGTGGTGCCCTTCGCCCAGGTGGGTCTGGACGCCATCCCCGAGGTGGGCGGCAAGAACGCCTCCCTGGGCGAGATGATCCGCGAACTGGGCGCTCAGGGGGTACGGGTGCCCGATGGCTTCGCCACCACCGCCGGGGCCTACCGCCACTTCATCGCCAGCAATGGCCTGGAAGAGCGGCTCCATGCCCTGCTCGACGGCCTGGACAGCCACGACATCGCCGCCCTGCAGGCCGCCGGGGCTGCCGCCCGCTCCCTGCTCCTGCACGCCCCCCTGCCCGGGGATCTGCAGGAGGCGATCGTGACGGCCTACCGCCAGCTGGCGGCAGGCAGCGGCCAGGCCGGTGCGCACGCCGGTGAACTGGCCGTGGCGGTGCGCTCCAGCGCCACCGCCGAAGATCTCCCCGACGCCTCCTTCGCCGGCCAGCAGGAGACCTTCCTGAATGTGCGGGGGGAGGCGGCCCTGCTGGCGGCCTGCCGCCGTTGCCTGGCCTCCCTGTTCACCGACCGGGCCATCTCCTACCGCCAGCTCAACGGCTTCGACCACTTCGAGGTGGCCCTCTCGATCGGTGTGCAGCGCATGGTGCGGGCCGACCTGGCCGCCTCCGGGGTGATGTTCAGCATCGACACCGAGACCGGCTTCCGCGATGCGGTGCTGCTCACGGCCGCTTACGGCCTGGGGGAGAACGTGGTGCAGGGCACGGTGAACCCCGATGAGTATCTGATCTTCAAACCCACCCTGGAGCAGGGTTTTACGCCGATCCTGCAGCGGCGGCTGGGCTCCAAGGCGATCCGGATGGTGTACGCCGATGCTGATGCCGATCCCAGGGCCGCCGCCGGCGGAGCTGTGCCGGGCAGCGGCGCCACCCGCAATGTGCCCGTGCCGGAGCAGGAGCAGCGCCGCTTCGCCATCGGCGACGCCGAGGCCCTGCAGCTGGCCCGCTGGGCCTGCACGATCGAGCGCCATTACAGCGCCCGGCGGGGCACCCCCACGCCGATGGACATCGAGTGGGCCAAGGACGGGCACACGGGCGAGCTGTTCATCCTCCAGGCCCGGCCGGAGACGGTGGAGTCGCGCCGCTCGGCCACGGTGCTGCGCCGCTGGCACCTGGAGGCCGGCCCCGGAGGCGGCGGTGCCGAGGTGCTCTGCCGCGGCCGGGCGATCGGGGCGTCGGTGAGCAGCGGGCCGGCCCGGGTGATCCGCGATCCCTCTGAGATCCAGCGCTTCCAGCCCGGTGACCTGCTGGTCACCGGGCGCACCGACCCCGACTGGGAGCCGATCCTCAAGCGGGCCAGTGGGGTGATCACCAACCAGGGGGGGCGCACCTGCCACGCGGCGATCATCGCCCGCGAGATGGGCATCACGGCCATCGTCGGCTGCGGTGACGCCACCGAGGTGATCAGCGATGGCGAGCCGATCACCGTGAGCTGCTGCGAGGGCGACGAGGGCCGGGTGTACCGCGGCGCGCTGCCCTTCCGGGTGGAAGAGCAGGAGCTGGGGGATCTGCCGGCCACCCGCACCCGGATCCTGATGAACGTGGGCAACCCGGAGGAGGCCTTCAAGCTGGCGGCGATCCCCTGCGACGGCGTGGGCCTGGCCCGCCTGGAATTCATCATCGCCAACCACATCCGCGTGCACCCCCTGGCCCTGCTGGAGCCGGAGCGGGTGCGGGATCCGGCCGAACGCCACGCCATCGCCGCACTGGTGGCGGGCTACGGGGAGCCGGCGGAGTACTACGTGGATCTGCTCTCCCAGGGCATGGCCCGCATCGCCGCCGCCTTTTTCCCCCGGCCGGTGATCCTGCGCTTCTCCGACTTCAAGAGCAACGAATACGCCCGCCTGCTGGGCGGCGCCGCCTTTGAGCCGAACGAGGAGAATCCGATGATCGGCTGGCGCGGCGCCTCCCGCTACTCCGCCCCCGCCTTCCGGGCCGCCTTCGCCCTGGAGTGCCAGGCCCTGCTGCGGGTGCGGGAGCGGATGGGGCTCAGCAACGTGATTCCGATGGTGCCCTTCTGCCGCACCCCCGAGGAGGGCGACCGGGTGCTTGCCACGATGGCCCAGCAAGGGCTGGTGCGCGGCCGGAACGGCCTGGAGGTGTACGTGATGTGCGAGCTGCCCAGCAACGTGATCAGCGCCGAGGCCTTCGCCGAGCGCTTCGATGGCTTCTCGATCGGCTCCAACGACCTCACCCAGCTCACCCTGGGGCTCGACCGCGATTCCGCCCTGGTGGCCGACCTGTTCGACGAGCGCGACGCCAGCGTCAAGGCGATGATCACCATGGCGATCGCCACGGCCAGGCGCTGCGGCCGCAAGATCGGCATCTGCGGCCAGGCCCCCAGCGACCACCCCGAATTCGCCCGCTTCCTGGTGGAGCAGGGGATCGACTCAATCAGCCTCAACCCCGATGCCGTGATCCCCACCCGCCTGGCGGTGGCGCAGCTGGAGGCGGAGCTGGCCCGAGGTGGCCAGGCCGCATCCTGA
- a CDS encoding MBL fold metallo-hydrolase yields MITATYFGANGWLLDFEGFRVLVDPWLCDELVFPPGRWFFSGSLPHPWPVPANLQLLLLTQGLPDHCHPPSLALLDPALPVVGSASAAARARQLGFQQVTALAPGQTHLAGALRIRATAGAPVPQVENGYRLDHPAGSLYLEPHGFLDPDLPAEPLDAVITPVVDLSLPLAGPFVRGREVLPRLLERFRPSAVLASTAGGDVRFAGLLTRALRQQGGAEEAAALVETEQTDERPPPRFIDPIPGQAYRLAPSP; encoded by the coding sequence ATGATCACCGCCACCTACTTCGGCGCCAACGGCTGGCTGCTCGACTTCGAGGGGTTCCGGGTGCTGGTTGACCCATGGCTGTGCGACGAGCTGGTGTTCCCGCCGGGACGGTGGTTCTTCAGCGGCAGCCTGCCCCATCCCTGGCCCGTGCCCGCCAACCTCCAGCTGCTGCTGCTCACCCAGGGGCTCCCGGACCACTGCCACCCCCCCAGCCTGGCCCTGCTCGATCCGGCGCTGCCGGTGGTGGGCTCCGCCAGCGCCGCCGCCCGGGCCCGGCAGCTGGGCTTCCAGCAAGTGACGGCGCTGGCCCCGGGCCAGACCCACCTGGCGGGAGCGCTGCGCATCCGGGCGACGGCAGGAGCGCCCGTTCCCCAGGTGGAAAACGGCTATCGCCTCGACCACCCGGCCGGCAGCCTCTATCTCGAGCCCCATGGATTCCTCGATCCCGACCTGCCGGCCGAACCCCTGGATGCCGTGATCACCCCGGTGGTGGATCTGTCGCTGCCGCTGGCCGGCCCGTTCGTGCGCGGCCGCGAGGTGCTGCCCCGGCTGCTCGAGCGCTTCCGCCCCTCGGCGGTGCTGGCGAGCACCGCCGGCGGCGATGTGCGCTTCGCAGGCCTGCTCACCCGCGCTCTCCGCCAGCAGGGCGGAGCCGAAGAAGCGGCGGCCCTGGTTGAAACCGAGCAAACCGACGAGCGGCCACCCCCGCGCTTCATCGACCCGATCCCCGGACAGGCCTACAGGCTCGCCCCTTCCCCCTGA
- a CDS encoding mechanosensitive ion channel family protein produces MAVPVPSPPAWMGDPLITKLIAAAAVMVAASLVIRLSQAWLGRSLRDSDTRYYARKLVAFSGYFLALVAITVIFKDRLGGLTVAIGVAGAGIAFALQEVIGSVAGWIAISFGGFYRPGDRVQVGGIKGDVIDIGILRTTLMELGEWVDSDLYNGRIVRIANSFVFKQPVFNYSGDFPFLWDELRLPVQYGSDHQLVRCILESIGAEIAAGPFTAQVRTAWGQMVRKYLLENAGVEPQVTLVLTDNWMEFTLRYVVDVKARRSTKNLLYQRILDAFERAGDRARIASATIQLVQPPPLHVRLERAPRQE; encoded by the coding sequence ATGGCCGTTCCCGTTCCCTCCCCGCCGGCATGGATGGGCGATCCCCTGATCACCAAGCTGATCGCCGCAGCCGCAGTGATGGTGGCGGCCTCCCTGGTGATCCGGCTGAGTCAGGCCTGGCTGGGGCGCTCCCTGCGGGATTCGGACACCCGCTACTACGCCCGCAAGCTCGTGGCCTTCAGCGGCTACTTCCTGGCGTTGGTGGCGATCACGGTGATCTTCAAGGACCGCCTCGGTGGTCTCACCGTGGCCATCGGTGTGGCCGGTGCCGGCATTGCCTTCGCACTCCAGGAGGTGATCGGCAGTGTGGCCGGTTGGATCGCCATCTCCTTCGGCGGCTTCTACCGCCCAGGCGATCGGGTGCAGGTGGGCGGCATCAAGGGGGATGTGATCGACATCGGCATCCTGCGCACCACCCTGATGGAGCTCGGCGAGTGGGTGGATTCCGACCTCTACAACGGCCGGATCGTGCGCATCGCCAACAGCTTCGTGTTCAAGCAGCCGGTGTTCAATTACTCCGGTGACTTTCCCTTCCTCTGGGACGAGTTGCGCCTGCCGGTGCAGTACGGCAGTGATCACCAGCTTGTGCGCTGCATTCTGGAGAGCATCGGAGCGGAGATCGCCGCAGGCCCCTTCACCGCCCAGGTGCGCACGGCCTGGGGCCAGATGGTGCGCAAGTACCTGCTGGAGAACGCCGGTGTGGAACCCCAGGTCACCCTGGTGCTCACCGACAACTGGATGGAGTTCACCCTGCGCTACGTGGTGGACGTCAAGGCCCGGCGCTCCACCAAGAACCTCCTCTACCAACGCATCCTCGATGCGTTCGAGCGCGCCGGCGACCGGGCGCGGATCGCCTCCGCCACCATTCAGCTGGTGCAGCCCCCCCCGCTGCACGTCCGCCTGGAGCGCGCCCCCCGGCAGGAGTGA
- a CDS encoding AbrB family transcriptional regulator, with protein sequence MLTGADLLAKVKELSDASKSDLVRACGYVSYKKDGSERLNFTAFYEALLNAKGVDLGTPAKSGKGGRKLGFFTKVQFNGNLMVGKAYTAQLGLQPGDEFEIKLGRKQIKLVPLGTAEDDEE encoded by the coding sequence ATGCTCACTGGCGCAGACCTGCTTGCCAAGGTCAAAGAGCTCTCTGACGCATCCAAATCCGATCTCGTTCGGGCCTGCGGGTATGTCTCTTACAAAAAGGACGGCTCGGAGCGGTTGAACTTCACCGCCTTCTACGAAGCCCTGCTCAATGCCAAGGGCGTGGATCTGGGTACTCCCGCCAAAAGCGGCAAGGGAGGCCGCAAGCTGGGCTTCTTCACCAAGGTGCAATTCAACGGCAACCTGATGGTGGGCAAGGCCTACACCGCCCAGCTGGGGCTGCAGCCCGGCGATGAGTTCGAGATCAAACTCGGTCGCAAGCAGATCAAGCTCGTGCCCCTCGGCACAGCCGAGGACGACGAGGAGTGA
- the pgeF gene encoding peptidoglycan editing factor PgeF: MSEAVDFPFNRPDSGFNSLPGWTWVGCYGGYYLQADLLAGFEHGFFTRQWQGRGPEDLAGYLSAGVSVHRTRQVHGNRVLPARQAVAPPWPDADGLRSDAGGQSLWVCGADCTPVLLADPVRGAAAACHAGWRGVASGILAEAVAALVADGSAAADLLVALGPAVSGANYQVHHSVSCELAASLTPLLREAPLGSPPEQSLSQELELLRAGRALAVDAEPQKDRLDIRQAARIQLELLGINPERIASCPLCTVAEPDLFHSWRRDGIKAVQWSGIVAQN; the protein is encoded by the coding sequence ATGAGCGAAGCCGTTGATTTCCCGTTCAACCGCCCCGACAGCGGCTTCAACTCCCTGCCGGGCTGGACCTGGGTGGGCTGTTACGGGGGCTACTACCTGCAGGCCGACCTGTTGGCGGGCTTCGAGCACGGCTTCTTCACCCGCCAGTGGCAGGGGCGAGGCCCCGAGGACCTGGCCGGCTACCTGAGCGCCGGTGTGAGTGTGCATCGCACCCGCCAGGTGCACGGCAACAGGGTGCTGCCGGCGCGGCAAGCCGTCGCCCCGCCCTGGCCGGATGCCGATGGCCTGCGCAGCGACGCCGGTGGCCAGAGCCTCTGGGTGTGCGGCGCCGACTGCACGCCCGTTCTGCTGGCGGATCCCGTGCGGGGGGCGGCGGCGGCCTGCCATGCCGGCTGGCGCGGCGTGGCCAGCGGCATCCTGGCGGAGGCGGTGGCCGCTCTGGTGGCCGATGGCAGCGCAGCGGCCGATCTGCTGGTGGCCCTTGGCCCCGCCGTCAGCGGTGCCAACTACCAGGTGCACCACAGCGTGAGCTGTGAGCTGGCCGCCAGCCTCACTCCCCTGCTGAGGGAAGCACCCCTGGGGAGCCCGCCGGAGCAATCCCTCAGCCAGGAGCTCGAACTCCTGCGTGCAGGCCGGGCGCTGGCCGTGGATGCGGAGCCGCAGAAGGATCGCCTGGACATTCGCCAGGCCGCACGCATTCAACTGGAGCTGCTGGGTATCAACCCGGAGCGGATCGCCAGCTGCCCCCTCTGCACGGTGGCCGAACCTGACCTTTTCCACTCCTGGCGCCGAGATGGCATCAAGGCAGTGCAGTGGAGCGGAATCGTGGCTCAGAACTGA
- a CDS encoding FAD-dependent oxidoreductase, which translates to MLRLSELKLPLDHSDADLTAAICRRLRLQPEQLRGQRLVKRSVDARRQRPIRLVYSLDLELALSPAAEARLLERFRGDPHLRPTPDERYRPLASLGDWHGPRPVVIGAGPCGYFAALLLAQMGLRPLLLERGQPVKQRTADTFGFWRGERPFNPESNAQFGEGGAGTFSDGKLYSQVSEPRPYGRKVLEELVNAGANPEILTLHRPHIGTFKLATVVRGLRARIEALGGEVRFGARVTGLELAPHSRRLRGVHLADGGTIPAEAVVLAVGHSARDTFAWLHSQAVAMAAKPFAMGVRIEHPQPLIDRARWGEAAGHPRLGAAEYKLVHHCREPANLGRDVYSFCMCPGGLVVGATSEAGAVVTNGMSQHSRNERNANSGLVVNVTLADLEPYGRAAGDPLAGVAFQRHWEQQAFAAGGGSLRAPAQRVADFLAGRPHGERATAADSPLEPMAVQPSYQPGVVFTDLEPCLPAFVTSALREALPHFNQNLPGFCEHDAVLTGVETRTSSPLRVLRSPDSLQSTNTPGLYPAGEGAGFAGGILSAAIDGIKVAEQLGLALLRQQG; encoded by the coding sequence GTGCTGCGCCTGAGCGAGCTGAAACTGCCCCTCGACCACAGCGACGCCGATCTCACGGCGGCCATCTGCCGCCGCCTGCGGCTGCAGCCGGAACAGCTGCGTGGCCAGCGGCTGGTGAAGCGCAGCGTCGATGCCCGCCGGCAGCGGCCGATCCGGCTGGTGTACAGCCTCGACCTGGAGCTGGCCCTCTCGCCCGCCGCCGAGGCGCGGCTGCTGGAGCGCTTCCGGGGTGATCCCCATCTGCGCCCCACCCCGGATGAGCGCTACCGGCCGCTGGCTTCACTGGGCGACTGGCATGGCCCGCGGCCGGTGGTGATCGGCGCCGGACCCTGCGGCTATTTCGCCGCCCTGCTGCTGGCCCAGATGGGACTGCGCCCCCTGCTGCTGGAGCGCGGCCAGCCGGTGAAGCAGCGCACGGCCGACACGTTCGGCTTCTGGCGGGGGGAGCGCCCGTTCAACCCCGAATCCAACGCCCAGTTCGGGGAGGGAGGGGCCGGCACCTTCTCCGATGGCAAGCTCTACAGCCAGGTGAGTGAGCCCCGCCCCTATGGGCGCAAGGTGCTCGAAGAGCTGGTGAATGCCGGCGCCAACCCGGAGATCCTCACCCTGCACCGTCCCCACATCGGCACGTTCAAGCTGGCCACGGTGGTGCGGGGATTGCGGGCCCGGATCGAGGCCCTGGGCGGCGAGGTGCGCTTCGGCGCCCGGGTCACCGGCCTGGAGCTGGCACCGCACAGCAGGAGGCTGCGGGGCGTGCACTTGGCCGACGGCGGCACGATCCCGGCCGAAGCGGTGGTGCTGGCTGTGGGCCACAGTGCCCGTGACACCTTCGCGTGGCTGCACAGCCAGGCCGTGGCCATGGCGGCCAAGCCCTTCGCCATGGGCGTGCGTATCGAACATCCCCAGCCACTGATCGACCGGGCCCGCTGGGGCGAGGCGGCGGGACACCCCCGGCTGGGGGCAGCTGAGTACAAGCTGGTGCACCACTGCCGGGAGCCGGCCAACCTGGGCCGGGACGTGTACAGCTTCTGCATGTGCCCCGGGGGCCTGGTGGTGGGGGCCACCTCGGAAGCCGGCGCCGTGGTGACCAACGGCATGAGCCAGCACTCCCGCAACGAGCGCAATGCCAACAGCGGCCTCGTGGTGAACGTGACCCTGGCCGATCTGGAGCCCTATGGCCGCGCTGCGGGAGATCCGCTGGCCGGGGTGGCCTTTCAACGCCACTGGGAGCAGCAGGCCTTTGCGGCCGGTGGCGGCAGCCTGCGGGCTCCGGCCCAGAGGGTCGCGGACTTCCTCGCCGGGCGCCCCCATGGGGAGCGTGCCACTGCCGCGGACAGCCCGCTGGAGCCGATGGCCGTGCAGCCCTCGTATCAGCCGGGGGTGGTGTTCACCGACCTGGAACCCTGCCTGCCCGCATTCGTGACCTCAGCCCTGCGTGAGGCTCTGCCCCACTTCAATCAGAACCTGCCGGGATTCTGTGAGCACGATGCGGTGCTCACCGGGGTGGAGACCCGCACGTCCTCTCCCCTGCGGGTGCTGAGATCCCCGGATTCCCTGCAATCGACCAATACGCCTGGGCTCTATCCGGCGGGGGAAGGGGCCGGCTTTGCCGGGGGCATCCTCTCTGCTGCCATCGACGGCATCAAAGTGGCGGAACAACTGGGCCTGGCGCTGCTCCGCCAGCAGGGCTGA
- the ilvB gene encoding biosynthetic-type acetolactate synthase large subunit, with protein MTLTPLTSAETSPAEQSAVQGVSDGGQPQRVSGGYALMDALRRHGVKHIFGYPGGAILPIYDELHKAESRGWLKHILVRHEQGGTHAADAYARATGQVGVCFGTSGPGATNLVTGIATAHMDSVPMVVITGQVPRAAIGTDAFQETDIFGITLPIVKHSWVVRDPRDIGRIVAEAFLIAASGRPGPVLIDVPKDVGVEQFDYVPVEPGTAIPKGFRQPPSPQPEAIEASLALIRDAHRPLLYVGGGAISSGAHVQVRQLAERFQIPVTTTLMGKGAFDEQHPLAVGMLGMHGTAYANFAVTECDLLIAVGARFDDRVTGRLDGFAPRAQVIHIDIDAAEVGKTRLPDVPVVGDVQQALRALLAASQGLGGDGRTSTWLERIAAWKQHYPLVVPQPVGEIAPQEVVLALQELAPDAYYTTDVGQHQMWAAQYLHNGPRHWISSAGLGTMGFGMPAAMGVQTAFPDQQVICVAGDASILMNIQELGTLAQYHLPVKVVVLNNGWQGMVRQWQESFYDERYSASDMTDGMPNFEALAEAFGVRGIRITERSQLHQQLQQALDHPGPVFIDVQVRRNENCYPMVPPGASNAQMVGLPSHPELAIATTRQCNSCGTSTESAHHFCPSCGAKL; from the coding sequence GTGACGCTTACGCCCCTCACCTCTGCGGAGACCAGCCCAGCAGAACAGTCCGCAGTTCAGGGGGTGTCCGACGGGGGCCAACCCCAGCGGGTGAGCGGCGGTTACGCCCTGATGGACGCCCTGCGCCGCCATGGCGTGAAGCACATCTTCGGCTACCCCGGCGGCGCGATCCTGCCCATCTACGACGAGCTGCACAAGGCTGAATCGCGCGGCTGGCTGAAGCACATCCTGGTGCGCCACGAGCAGGGCGGCACCCACGCCGCCGACGCCTATGCCCGCGCCACCGGCCAGGTGGGGGTGTGCTTCGGCACCTCGGGCCCCGGTGCCACCAACCTGGTCACCGGCATCGCCACCGCCCACATGGACTCGGTGCCGATGGTGGTGATCACCGGCCAGGTGCCCCGTGCCGCCATCGGCACCGACGCCTTCCAGGAAACCGACATCTTCGGCATCACCCTGCCGATCGTGAAGCACTCCTGGGTGGTGCGCGACCCGCGCGACATCGGCCGGATTGTGGCCGAGGCTTTCCTGATTGCCGCCAGCGGCCGCCCGGGGCCGGTGCTGATCGACGTGCCCAAGGACGTAGGGGTGGAGCAGTTCGACTATGTGCCGGTGGAGCCGGGCACGGCCATCCCCAAGGGATTCCGCCAGCCCCCCAGCCCCCAGCCCGAGGCGATCGAGGCCTCCCTGGCCCTGATCCGCGATGCCCACCGTCCCCTGCTCTACGTGGGCGGCGGGGCGATCAGCAGCGGTGCCCACGTCCAGGTGCGCCAGTTGGCCGAGCGCTTCCAGATCCCGGTCACCACCACCCTGATGGGCAAGGGCGCCTTCGATGAGCAGCACCCCCTGGCGGTGGGCATGCTGGGCATGCACGGCACCGCCTACGCCAATTTCGCCGTCACCGAGTGCGACCTGCTGATCGCCGTGGGCGCCCGCTTCGACGACCGGGTCACCGGCCGACTGGATGGCTTCGCGCCGCGGGCCCAGGTGATCCATATCGACATCGACGCTGCCGAGGTGGGCAAGACCCGGCTGCCGGACGTGCCGGTGGTGGGCGATGTGCAGCAGGCGTTGCGGGCCCTGCTGGCTGCCTCCCAGGGGCTGGGCGGCGATGGCCGCACCAGCACCTGGCTGGAGCGGATCGCCGCGTGGAAACAGCACTATCCCCTGGTGGTGCCTCAGCCCGTCGGTGAGATCGCCCCCCAGGAGGTGGTGCTGGCCCTGCAGGAGCTGGCCCCCGATGCCTACTACACCACCGATGTGGGCCAGCACCAGATGTGGGCCGCCCAGTACCTGCACAACGGCCCGCGCCACTGGATCAGTTCCGCCGGCCTGGGCACGATGGGGTTCGGCATGCCCGCGGCGATGGGCGTGCAGACGGCCTTTCCCGATCAGCAGGTGATCTGCGTGGCGGGGGATGCCTCGATCCTGATGAACATCCAGGAGCTGGGCACCCTGGCCCAGTACCACCTGCCGGTGAAGGTGGTGGTGCTCAACAACGGCTGGCAGGGCATGGTGCGCCAGTGGCAGGAGAGCTTCTACGACGAGCGCTACTCCGCCTCGGACATGACCGATGGCATGCCGAACTTCGAGGCCCTGGCCGAGGCCTTCGGCGTGCGCGGCATCCGCATCACCGAGCGCAGCCAGCTGCACCAGCAATTGCAGCAGGCCCTCGATCACCCCGGGCCGGTGTTCATCGACGTGCAGGTACGGCGCAACGAGAACTGTTACCCGATGGTGCCCCCCGGCGCCAGCAACGCCCAGATGGTGGGCCTGCCCAGCCATCCCGAACTGGCGATCGCCACCACCCGCCAGTGCAACAGCTGCGGCACCAGCACCGAGAGCGCCCACCACTTCTGCCCCAGCTGCGGCGCCAAGCTCTGA
- a CDS encoding ferrochelatase — MAKVGVLLLNLGGPERIQDVGPFLYNLFSDPEIIRLPNPALQKPLAWLISSLRAGKSQQAYRSIGGGSPLRRITEQQARELQSTLRQRGIEATSYVAMRYWHPFTESAVGDIKADDVDEVVVLPLYPHFSISTSGSSFRELQRLRQADPAFARLPIRCIRSYYDDPGYIGAMAGLIASEIQACPDPSTAHVFFSAHGVPRSYVEEAGDPYQSEIEACARLIMERLEQDLGHANPYTLAYQSRVGPVEWLRPYTDDALHDLGAQGVKDLVVVPISFVSEHIETLEEIDIEYREIATEAGITNFRRVPALDTTPAFIEGLAHLVQQALEGPEVNLDQAAALNTKVKLYPQDKWAWGWNNSSEVWNGRLAMVGFSAFLLELVSGRGPLHALGLL; from the coding sequence ATGGCCAAAGTTGGCGTGCTGCTGCTGAATCTGGGAGGTCCGGAGCGGATTCAGGACGTGGGTCCGTTCCTCTACAACCTGTTCTCTGATCCCGAGATCATTCGGCTGCCCAATCCGGCCCTGCAGAAGCCCCTGGCCTGGTTGATCAGCAGCCTGCGGGCCGGCAAGTCGCAGCAGGCCTACCGCTCGATCGGCGGCGGTTCTCCGCTGCGGCGCATCACCGAGCAGCAGGCCCGGGAGCTGCAGAGCACCCTGCGCCAGCGGGGCATCGAGGCCACCAGCTACGTGGCCATGCGCTACTGGCACCCGTTCACCGAATCGGCGGTGGGTGACATCAAGGCCGACGACGTGGACGAGGTGGTGGTGCTGCCGCTCTATCCCCACTTCTCGATCAGCACCAGCGGCTCCAGCTTCCGCGAGCTGCAGCGCCTGCGCCAGGCCGACCCGGCCTTCGCCCGGCTGCCGATCCGCTGCATCCGCAGCTACTACGACGACCCCGGCTACATCGGTGCCATGGCCGGGCTGATCGCCAGCGAGATCCAGGCCTGCCCCGACCCCTCCACGGCCCACGTGTTCTTCAGCGCCCACGGCGTGCCCAGGAGCTACGTGGAGGAGGCCGGCGACCCTTACCAGAGTGAGATCGAGGCCTGTGCGCGCCTGATCATGGAGCGGCTGGAGCAGGATCTCGGCCACGCCAACCCCTACACCCTCGCCTACCAGAGCCGGGTGGGGCCGGTGGAGTGGCTGCGGCCCTACACCGACGACGCCCTGCACGACCTGGGCGCCCAGGGGGTGAAAGATCTGGTGGTGGTGCCGATCAGCTTCGTGAGCGAGCACATCGAGACGCTCGAGGAGATCGACATCGAGTACCGCGAGATCGCCACCGAAGCGGGCATCACCAACTTCCGGCGCGTGCCGGCCCTCGACACCACCCCCGCTTTCATCGAGGGCCTGGCCCACCTGGTGCAGCAGGCCCTCGAGGGCCCCGAGGTGAACCTCGATCAGGCGGCGGCCCTGAACACCAAGGTGAAGCTCTATCCCCAGGACAAGTGGGCCTGGGGCTGGAACAACAGCTCTGAAGTGTGGAACGGCCGCCTGGCGATGGTGGGCTTCTCCGCCTTCCTGCTGGAACTGGTGAGCGGCCGGGGCCCCCTCCATGCGCTGGGCCTGCTCTGA
- a CDS encoding M23 family metallopeptidase translates to MAAAAALALVASGGPGSPAARGSSGSVWRLGVFPVVNFAGYTSHFGTRTGPWGRMEPHYGLDIAAPLGSPIRNWWGGVVQSVINDGTCGLGLVIRSGEYEHIYCHLSGSVQGGVYRSGPVQVRQGQAVRMGALIGHVGVTGRSTGPHLHWGMRFRGNWIDPALVLREMARARRTAGHAPTAPPAPRVALSR, encoded by the coding sequence ATGGCGGCGGCGGCGGCCCTCGCCCTGGTGGCCTCAGGCGGCCCGGGTTCCCCTGCCGCCCGGGGCAGCAGCGGCAGCGTGTGGCGGCTGGGCGTGTTCCCCGTGGTGAACTTCGCCGGCTACACCAGCCACTTCGGCACCCGCACCGGCCCCTGGGGCCGGATGGAACCCCACTACGGCCTGGACATCGCCGCGCCCCTGGGCTCGCCGATCCGCAACTGGTGGGGCGGCGTGGTGCAGAGCGTGATCAACGACGGCACCTGCGGACTGGGCCTGGTGATCCGCTCCGGGGAATACGAACACATCTACTGCCACCTGTCGGGGTCGGTGCAGGGCGGGGTGTATCGCAGCGGGCCGGTGCAGGTGCGCCAGGGACAGGCGGTGCGCATGGGCGCACTGATCGGCCATGTGGGGGTGACCGGCCGCAGCACCGGCCCGCACCTGCACTGGGGCATGCGCTTTCGCGGCAACTGGATCGATCCGGCCCTGGTGCTGCGGGAGATGGCCCGGGCCCGGCGGACCGCCGGCCATGCCCCAACAGCGCCTCCAGCACCTAGGGTTGCCCTATCCCGTTAA